In the genome of Myroides phaeus, one region contains:
- the hxsC gene encoding His-Xaa-Ser system radical SAM maturase HxsC, with the protein MLLRVKGRSKNINDFLVGSVTRDFNKIDKNTFLIIDIIVGEIPLNDSLAVLTTSKNVNGYNQTLVEGISTLEYLEEGDIIVVSDDGNVNTLYRVNSLHNTLLVTERCNSNCLMCSQPPKNIDDIERLFNIHKKLIPLIPKDCVELGISGGEPTLLGKYFFELLKMIVEYLPETEVHILSNGRTFAWYDFTEQLTDISSNRIMFGIPLYSDFYQIHDYIVQAKDAFDQTILGLYNLNRFNQRIEIRIVLHKQTTHRLVKLAKYIYKNLPFVEHIAFMGLEYIGYTPYNIDKLWIDPYDYKDELEEAVEYLVDKGMNVSIYNTPLCLLPMSIRGVSRKSISDWKNEYLPECSNCLKLNDCGGFFKWNLKKVSDHILPFN; encoded by the coding sequence CAAGAGATTTTAATAAAATAGATAAAAATACATTTTTAATAATTGACATTATTGTTGGAGAAATACCTCTAAATGATTCATTAGCTGTGTTGACTACATCTAAAAATGTAAATGGTTATAATCAAACCTTAGTTGAGGGTATTAGTACATTAGAATATTTAGAAGAGGGAGATATTATTGTAGTTTCAGATGATGGTAATGTAAATACATTATATAGGGTTAATTCACTTCATAACACTTTACTAGTTACAGAAAGATGTAATAGTAATTGCTTGATGTGTTCACAGCCTCCTAAGAATATTGATGATATTGAACGCTTGTTTAATATACATAAAAAATTAATTCCATTAATTCCAAAAGATTGTGTCGAATTAGGAATTTCTGGTGGAGAGCCTACGCTACTAGGTAAGTATTTTTTTGAATTATTAAAAATGATAGTCGAGTATTTACCAGAAACAGAAGTTCATATATTATCAAATGGAAGGACTTTTGCATGGTATGATTTTACGGAGCAATTAACAGATATTTCTAGTAATCGAATTATGTTTGGAATACCTTTATATTCTGATTTTTATCAAATTCATGACTATATCGTTCAAGCTAAAGATGCTTTTGATCAAACTATTTTAGGTCTTTATAATTTAAATAGATTTAATCAACGTATTGAGATTAGGATTGTTCTTCATAAACAAACAACTCATAGGCTTGTGAAATTAGCTAAGTATATTTATAAAAATTTACCTTTTGTAGAGCATATTGCTTTTATGGGCTTGGAGTATATAGGTTATACGCCTTACAACATAGATAAATTATGGATTGATCCTTACGACTACAAAGATGAATTAGAAGAAGCCGTTGAATATTTAGTAGATAAAGGGATGAATGTTTCTATTTATAATACTCCTTTATGTTTGTTACCAATGAGCATAAGAGGGGTTTCTAGAAAATCTATTTCAGATTGGAAAAATGAGTATTTGCCTGAATGTTCTAATTGTTTAAAATTAAATGACTGCGGTGGTTTTTTTAAATGGAATTTAAAAAAAGTAAGTGATCATATTCTACCATTTAATTAG
- a CDS encoding SH3 domain-containing protein, whose translation MLNVRSGPGTHYATTDKLYKGDLLVFLSMQGEWVKVENKRTKQIGYVFFKYVAVID comes from the coding sequence ATGTTGAATGTAAGATCCGGACCAGGAACACATTATGCAACTACTGATAAATTGTATAAAGGTGATTTATTAGTTTTTTTATCTATGCAAGGAGAATGGGTAAAAGTAGAAAACAAAAGAACGAAACAAATAGGCTATGTATTTTTTAAATATGTTGCTGTAATCGATTAA